One Cucurbita pepo subsp. pepo cultivar mu-cu-16 chromosome LG07, ASM280686v2, whole genome shotgun sequence genomic region harbors:
- the LOC111798670 gene encoding myosin-binding protein 1-like, which yields MGTSSPKACARKSPVTSLLYAVSEWLLIFMLFVDSIFSFFITKFARLWKLCTPCLLCSRLDHVFGSEKKGYLWKLICGKHKLEISSLVLCHAHNKLVNVHEMCNSCLCSFATIHKSNSETYRLLVGKLREDPHPASQRLCSCCKVPYVPRGFVQTLIQTRSSGLETEDLNVLLSSSVSQNPLPHVQCRELKITSDTVSDGNGCTSKDDIGVRMEANFISVASDLTTTKLVEPALTPEPLVLLTDTPPPVECDVLIGHGLDELTPKHVENNAVFSSSTDLLALDNVVPSSNTIATSVKALEESYVTRGEYETKCKEIEKTGILATKVTSEAPSEAQSVSSEAVQMAPNVLELGDAYKLALGARGLRQMSGRLSQQWIGKESSKETEDLKLLLTQLSFNRMNDQSRDMSPRMSVYGDEPRSSDVSCAAGIQILQRRFSLERNEFSLESLDAFNVSEISEIEGENMVEQLKRKIEYDKKLMNSLYKELEEERSASAIAANQAMAMITRLQEEKASLHMEALQCIRMMEEQSEYDDDALQKANDLITEKDKKMQDFEAELEFYRMNFPNAYTIDNLVETSDVKERDIGVVHLESNQIGTTGYDNSVAGKPDIHEKVGNEGSTYNKFLLEFEDEKLGIMQCLEKLENMLHLFSNNGVKIDLFSNEPKHVDDHLPSLARPTFDKESGELDCVDRNSVLATGMTDFTSLRSEMANLNKRMEMLEADKNFLEHTINSLRKGEDGLRFVQEIASHLRELRKVGIRS from the exons ATGGGAACGTCATCTCCTAAAGCGTGTGCTCGAAAAAGTCCTGTTACTTCTTTGTTGTATGCTGTTTCTGAATGGCTACTGATATTTATGCTGTTTGTGGATTCTATATTCTCGTTCTTCATCACAAAATTTGCTCGCCTTTGGAAATTGTGCACCCCGTGCCTGCTATGTTCGAGACTCGATCATGTTTTTGGCTCGGAGAAGAAGGGGTACCTTTGGAAATTGATTTGTGGCAAACATAAGCTGGAGATTTCATCTTTGGTACTTTGTCATGCTCACAACAAACTTGTTAATGTTCATGAAATGTGTAATAGCTGCCTCTGTTCATTTGCAACAATCCATAAGTCAAATTCTGAGACTTATAGATTATTGGTTGGTAAACTGAGGGAGGATCCTCATCCTGCCAGCCAAAGACTTTGTTCGTGTTGTAAGGTGCCGTATGTTCCAAGAGGGTTCGTTCAAACGTTAATTCAGACCAGATCGAGCGGATTGGAGACGGAGGATCTCAATGTTCTCTTGTCGAGTTCTGTTTCTCAAAATCCATTACCTCATGTTCAATGCAGAGAGTTAAAGATCACTTCAGACACAGTATCTGATGGAAATGGATGCACTTCTAAGGACGATATCGGTGTTCGTATGGAGGCTAACTTCATTTCGGTGGCCAGTGATTTAACCACGACAAAGCTAGTCGAGCCAGCTTTGACGCCTGAACCATTGGTCTTGTTAACCGATACACCACCTCCTGTAGAATGCGATGTCTTGATCGGGCATGGTTTGGATGAATTGACTCCAAAGCACGTCGAAAATAATGCGGTTTTCTCTTCATCAACTGATCTCCTTGCCCTTGATAACGTGGTTCCTTCTTCAAACACAATAGCAACCTCTGTTAAAGCTTTAGAAGAAAGCT ATGTTACTAGAGGCGAATACGAGACGAAATGCAAGGAAATCGAGAAGACAGGTATTTTGGCGACAAAAGTGACATCTGAAGCACCTTCAGAAGCGCAATCCGTTTCGAGTGAGGCTGTTCAGATGGCACCAAATGTATTGGAGCTCGGTGATGCTTATAAGCTAGCTTTAGGCGCTCGAGGATTAAGACAAATGTCGGGCAGGCTTTCGCAACAATGGATCGGGAAGGAATCTTCAAAAGagactgaagatctgaagCTTCTCTTGACACAACTCTCGTTTAACCGAATGAATGACCAATCACGGGATATGAGTCCGAGGATGTCTGTATATGGTGATGAGCCGAGGAGCTCAGATGTCTCGTGCGCCGCTGGGATTCAGATACTACAGAGAAGGTTTTCGCTTGAAAGAAACGAGTTCAGTTTAGAATCTCTAGATGCATTCAATGTCAGTGAGATCAGTGAAATCGAAGGCGAAAACATGGTCGAACAGTTGAAACGAAAGATCGAGTACGATAAGAAGCTTATGAATTCGTTATACAAggaattggaggaagaaagaagtgCATCTGCTATTGCTGCAAATCAAGCAATGGCCATGATTACAAGGCTGCAAGAGGAGAAGGCAAGTCTTCACATGGAAGCATTGCAGTGTATAAGGATGATGGAAGAACAAAGtgaatatgatgatgatgcgcTGCAGAAAGCAAATGATCTCATTACAGAGAAGGACAAAAAGATGCAAGATTTCGAAGCCGAACTCGAGTTTTATCGGATGAATTTCCCGAACGCATATACAATAGATAATCTAGTGGAGACGTCTGATGTGAAGGAAAGAGATATCGGGGTCGTTCATTTAGAGTCGAACCAGATCGGAACAACCGGTTACGACAATTCCGTTGCAGGTAAACCCGATATCCACGAGAAAGTTGGAAACGAAGGCAGCACGTACAACAAGTTTTTGTTGGAGTTCGAGGACGAAAAGCTTGGCATCATGCAATGTCTTGAGAAGCTGGAGAACATGCTTCATTTGTTTTCAAACAATGGGGTCAAGATAGATCTTTTCAGCAATGAGCCAAAACATGTGGACGATCATCTTCCCTCGCTTGCTCGTCCTACGTTCGATAAAGAAAGCGGTGAACTTGATTGTGTCGATAGGAACTCCGTGTTGGCCACGGGAATGACGGATTTCACCTCTCTAAGAAGTGAGATGGCTAATCTTAACAAAAGAATGGAAATGCTTGAAGCTGACAAGAATTTCCTTGAGCATACAATCAATTCACTCCGAAAAGGAGAAGACGGGCTTCGGTTTGTTCAAGAGATCGCTTCCCATTTACGAGAACTACGAAAAGTCGGGATAAGAAGTTGA
- the LOC111798938 gene encoding GRF1-interacting factor 1-like, whose translation MQQHLMQMQPMMAAYYPNNVTTDHIQQYLDENKSLILKIVESQNSGKLNECAENQARLQRNLMYLAAIADSQPQPSAMHAQYSSSGLIQPGGHYIQHQQAQQMTPQSLMAARSSMLYTQQPFSSLQQQALHSQLGMSSGGGIGFNMLQNDAANAGGNGGALGGGGGFPDFSHNAAADSLHRSLAGGSKQDMGGSGSGEGRGGSSGSHGGDGGETLYLKSADDGN comes from the exons ATGCAACAGCACCTGATGCAGATGCAGCCCATGATGGCAGCTTATTATCCCAACAACGTCACTACTGATCATATTCAacag TATCTGGATGAGAACAAGTCGCTGATATTGAAGATTGTTGAGAGCCAAAACTCGGGAAAATTGAATGAATGTGCAGA GAATCAAGCAAGGCTACAGAGGAACCTCATGTACCTGGCTGCCATTGCTGATTCTCAACCTCAACCTTCTGCCATGCATGCCCAG TACTCTTCTAGTGGCCTAATCCAACCAGGAGGACATTACATTCAACACCAACAAGCTCAGCAAATGACACCACAATCACTGATGGCTGCTCGGTCCTCCATGTTGTACACCCAACAGCCATTTTCTAGCCTGCAGCAGCAAGCTTTACACAGCCAACTCGGGATGAGCTCCGGAGGCGGCATAGGATTCAACATGCTGCAAAACGATGCCGCCAATGCCGGAGGCAACGGAGGAGCCcttggaggaggaggaggattcCCAGATTTCAGCCACAATGCTGCAGCTGATAGCTTGCACCGCAGCCTAGCTGGTGGGAGCAAGCAAGATATGGGAGGAAGCGGGTCGGGCGAGGGACGTGGAGGGAGCTCCGGGAGCCATGGCGGCGATGGAGGTGAGACGCTCTACTTGAAATCAGCTGATGATGGGAACTGA